The following are encoded together in the Anoplopoma fimbria isolate UVic2021 breed Golden Eagle Sablefish chromosome 13, Afim_UVic_2022, whole genome shotgun sequence genome:
- the slc23a2 gene encoding solute carrier family 23 member 2 isoform X3: protein MGVGKNTNSKSMDGNSEGGKFEEESKHGADFYPIPVVVNGVGGASGDQDTENTELMAIYTKENQGAEKSSMSETLDSTDSMDARRMDMIYTIEDTPPWYLCVLLGLQHYLTCFSGTIAVPFLLAEAMCVGFDQWATSQLIGTIFFCVGITTLLQTTLGCRLPLFQASAFAFLAPARAILSLDKWKCNSTEVQVFNSTELLNTEHIWHPRIREIQGAIIVSSLVEVCIGALGLPGLLLKYIGPLTITPTVTLIGLSGFQAAGERAGKHWGIAMLTIFLVLLFSQYARNVHFPLPVYKAKKGWTSYRLQVFKMFPIIMAILVSWLLCFIFTVTDVFPPEVDKYGFYARTDARQGIVAAAPWFKIPYPFQWGFPTVTAAGVIGMMSAVVASIIESIGDYYACARLSCAPPPPIHAINRGIFVEGISCVLDGLFGTGNGSTSSSPNIGVLGITKVGSRRVIQYGAAMMLLLGLIGKFSALFASLPDPVLGALFCTLFGMITAVGLSNLQFVDLNSSRNLFVLGFSIFFGLMLPSYLKQNPLVTGIVGIDQVLNVLLTTAMFVGGSVAFVLDNTIPGTLEERGVKKLKLGTGLSAAELEGMRSYDLPFGMDFIRRHPVFKYIPISPTFQGYQWGRIQEVCRSRLGHGDRVKGGGVVGEGGAAAGESRV from the exons ATGGGCGTGGGGAAAAATACCAATTCCAAGTCGATGGACGGTAACAGTGAGGGAGGAAAATTTGAAGAGGAGAGCAAGCATGGCGCGGATTTCTACCCTATTCCG GTGGTGGTAAACGGCGTGGGCGGTGCCAGCGGAGACCAGGATACTGAGAACACAGAGCTGATGGCCATCTATACTAAAGAGAATCAAGGGGCAGAAAAG agctcAATGTCTGAGACTTTGGACAGCACAGACAGCATGGACGCAAGGAGGATGGACATGATCTATACCATTGAAGACACCCCACCCTGGTACCTGTGTGTGCTCTTGGGCTTACAG CACTATTTGACGTGTTTCAGTGGAACCATCGCCGTGCCGTTCCTCCTCGCCGAGGCGATGTGCGTGGGCTTCGATCAGTGGGCCACCAGTCAGCTCATTGGGACCATCTTCTTCTGTGTGGGGATCACCACCCTGCTACAAACCACACTGGGCTGCAG GTTGCCTTTGTTCCAGGCCAGCGCATTCGCCTTCCTCGCACCGGCCAGAGCCATCCTGTCACTGGACAAATGGAAGTGTAATAGCACCG AGGTTCAAGTATTCAACAGCACGGAGCTCCTCAACACAGAGCACATCTGGCACCCCAGGATACGAGAG ATCCAAGGGGCCATCATCGTGTCGTCCCTGGTCGAGGTGTGTATCGGAGCGCTGGGTCTGCCCGGGCTCCTGCTGAAGTACATTGGACCTCTGACCATCACCCCCACCGTGACCCTCATCGGCCTGTCTGGTTTCCAGGCCGCGGGGGAGAGGGCTGGAAAACACTGGGGCATTGCTATGCT GACTATCTTCTTGGTGCTGCTCTTCTCTCAGTATGCCAGAAACGTTCACTTCCCTCTGCCGGTCTACAAAGCCAAGAAAGGCTGGACTTCCTACAGGCTGCAGGTCTTCAAGATGTTTCCT ATCATCATGGCCATCCTGGTGTCATGGCTgctgtgtttcattttcactgtaACTGACGTTTTCCCGCCGGAGGTAGACAAGTACGGCTTCTACGCCCGAACAGACGCACGTCAAGGAATCGTCGCAGCTGCACCCTGGTTTAAGATCCCATATCCCT TCCAGTGGGGCTTTCCTACGGTTACAGCTGCAGGTGTGATCGGCATGATGAGCGCGGTGGTGGCCAGCATCATCGAATCCATCGGAGACTACTACGCCTGCGCTCGTCTCTCCTGCGCTCCTCCACCTCCAATCCATGCCATCAACAG GGGGATATTTGTAGAAGGTATTTCCTGTGTGCTGGACGGTCTTTTTGGGACAGGAAATggctccacctcctccagtcCAAATATAGGCGTCCTGGGAATCACAAAG GTGGGCAGCCGACGTGTGATTCAGTACGGAGCCGccatgatgctgctgctggggcTCATTGGTAAATTCAGCGCCCTGTTTGCCTCTCTGCCTGACCCCGTGCTGGGAGCTCTGTTCTGCACCCTGTTTGGAATGATCACCGCAGTGGGACTCTCCAACCTGCAGTTTGTCGACCTCAACTCCTCCAGGAACCTCTTTGTTCTGGGTTTCTCCATCTTCTTCGGTCTGATGCTGCCGAGCTACCTCAAACAGAACCCGCTAGTCACCG GCATAGTGGGGATTGATCAAGTATTGAACGTGCTCCTCACCACTGCCATGTTTGTCGGAGGCTCTGTCGCCTTCGTTTTGGACAATACCATCCCTG GCACCCTTGAAGAACGAGGCGTCAAGAAGCTGAAACTTGGCACTGGTCTCAGTGCAGCAGAACTGGAGGGGATGAGATCCTACGATCTGCCGTTTGGAATGGATTTCATCCGCAGACACCCCGTCTTCAAGTACATCCCCATCAGCCCCACCTTCCAAGGCTACCAGTGGGGGAGAATACAGGAAGTCTGCAGGAGCAGACTGGGACATGGGGACAGGGTGAAGGGGGGAGGAGTGGTAGGAGAGGGAGGCGCAGCAGCGGGGGAGAGTCGGGTATAG
- the slc23a2 gene encoding solute carrier family 23 member 2 isoform X2: protein MLPAAQLERSDGMCQLDEAALDDVIGLKDSSAAFTPERDRGGTEEEQEDIADTRMGVGKNTNSKSMDGNSEGGKFEEESKHGADFYPIPVVVNGVGGASGDQDTENTELMAIYTKENQGAEKSSMSETLDSTDSMDARRMDMIYTIEDTPPWYLCVLLGLQHYLTCFSGTIAVPFLLAEAMCVGFDQWATSQLIGTIFFCVGITTLLQTTLGCRLPLFQASAFAFLAPARAILSLDKWKCNSTEVQVFNSTELLNTEHIWHPRIREIQGAIIVSSLVEVCIGALGLPGLLLKYIGPLTITPTVTLIGLSGFQAAGERAGKHWGIAMLTIFLVLLFSQYARNVHFPLPVYKAKKGWTSYRLQVFKMFPIIMAILVSWLLCFIFTVTDVFPPEVDKYGFYARTDARQGIVAAAPWFKIPYPFQWGFPTVTAAGVIGMMSAVVASIIESIGDYYACARLSCAPPPPIHAINRGIFVEGISCVLDGLFGTGNGSTSSSPNIGVLGITKVGSRRVIQYGAAMMLLLGLIGKFSALFASLPDPVLGALFCTLFGMITAVGLSNLQFVDLNSSRNLFVLGFSIFFGLMLPSYLKQNPLVTGIVGIDQVLNVLLTTAMFVGGSVAFVLDNTIPGTLEERGVKKLKLGTGLSAAELEGMRSYDLPFGMDFIRRHPVFKYIPISPTFQGYQWGRIQEVCRSRLGHGDRVKGGGVVGEGGAAAGESRV from the exons ATGCTCCCAGCCGCCCAGCTTGAAAGGAGTGATGGGATGTGTCAACTAG ATGAGGCCGCCCTGGATGATGTAATTGGACTGAAGGATTCATCTGCAGCGTTCACaccagaaagagacagaggagggacagaggaggagcaggaggacatCGCAGACACAAGGATGGGCGTGGGGAAAAATACCAATTCCAAGTCGATGGACGGTAACAGTGAGGGAGGAAAATTTGAAGAGGAGAGCAAGCATGGCGCGGATTTCTACCCTATTCCG GTGGTGGTAAACGGCGTGGGCGGTGCCAGCGGAGACCAGGATACTGAGAACACAGAGCTGATGGCCATCTATACTAAAGAGAATCAAGGGGCAGAAAAG agctcAATGTCTGAGACTTTGGACAGCACAGACAGCATGGACGCAAGGAGGATGGACATGATCTATACCATTGAAGACACCCCACCCTGGTACCTGTGTGTGCTCTTGGGCTTACAG CACTATTTGACGTGTTTCAGTGGAACCATCGCCGTGCCGTTCCTCCTCGCCGAGGCGATGTGCGTGGGCTTCGATCAGTGGGCCACCAGTCAGCTCATTGGGACCATCTTCTTCTGTGTGGGGATCACCACCCTGCTACAAACCACACTGGGCTGCAG GTTGCCTTTGTTCCAGGCCAGCGCATTCGCCTTCCTCGCACCGGCCAGAGCCATCCTGTCACTGGACAAATGGAAGTGTAATAGCACCG AGGTTCAAGTATTCAACAGCACGGAGCTCCTCAACACAGAGCACATCTGGCACCCCAGGATACGAGAG ATCCAAGGGGCCATCATCGTGTCGTCCCTGGTCGAGGTGTGTATCGGAGCGCTGGGTCTGCCCGGGCTCCTGCTGAAGTACATTGGACCTCTGACCATCACCCCCACCGTGACCCTCATCGGCCTGTCTGGTTTCCAGGCCGCGGGGGAGAGGGCTGGAAAACACTGGGGCATTGCTATGCT GACTATCTTCTTGGTGCTGCTCTTCTCTCAGTATGCCAGAAACGTTCACTTCCCTCTGCCGGTCTACAAAGCCAAGAAAGGCTGGACTTCCTACAGGCTGCAGGTCTTCAAGATGTTTCCT ATCATCATGGCCATCCTGGTGTCATGGCTgctgtgtttcattttcactgtaACTGACGTTTTCCCGCCGGAGGTAGACAAGTACGGCTTCTACGCCCGAACAGACGCACGTCAAGGAATCGTCGCAGCTGCACCCTGGTTTAAGATCCCATATCCCT TCCAGTGGGGCTTTCCTACGGTTACAGCTGCAGGTGTGATCGGCATGATGAGCGCGGTGGTGGCCAGCATCATCGAATCCATCGGAGACTACTACGCCTGCGCTCGTCTCTCCTGCGCTCCTCCACCTCCAATCCATGCCATCAACAG GGGGATATTTGTAGAAGGTATTTCCTGTGTGCTGGACGGTCTTTTTGGGACAGGAAATggctccacctcctccagtcCAAATATAGGCGTCCTGGGAATCACAAAG GTGGGCAGCCGACGTGTGATTCAGTACGGAGCCGccatgatgctgctgctggggcTCATTGGTAAATTCAGCGCCCTGTTTGCCTCTCTGCCTGACCCCGTGCTGGGAGCTCTGTTCTGCACCCTGTTTGGAATGATCACCGCAGTGGGACTCTCCAACCTGCAGTTTGTCGACCTCAACTCCTCCAGGAACCTCTTTGTTCTGGGTTTCTCCATCTTCTTCGGTCTGATGCTGCCGAGCTACCTCAAACAGAACCCGCTAGTCACCG GCATAGTGGGGATTGATCAAGTATTGAACGTGCTCCTCACCACTGCCATGTTTGTCGGAGGCTCTGTCGCCTTCGTTTTGGACAATACCATCCCTG GCACCCTTGAAGAACGAGGCGTCAAGAAGCTGAAACTTGGCACTGGTCTCAGTGCAGCAGAACTGGAGGGGATGAGATCCTACGATCTGCCGTTTGGAATGGATTTCATCCGCAGACACCCCGTCTTCAAGTACATCCCCATCAGCCCCACCTTCCAAGGCTACCAGTGGGGGAGAATACAGGAAGTCTGCAGGAGCAGACTGGGACATGGGGACAGGGTGAAGGGGGGAGGAGTGGTAGGAGAGGGAGGCGCAGCAGCGGGGGAGAGTCGGGTATAG
- the slc23a2 gene encoding solute carrier family 23 member 2 isoform X1, giving the protein MLPAAQLERSDGMCQLADEAALDDVIGLKDSSAAFTPERDRGGTEEEQEDIADTRMGVGKNTNSKSMDGNSEGGKFEEESKHGADFYPIPVVVNGVGGASGDQDTENTELMAIYTKENQGAEKSSMSETLDSTDSMDARRMDMIYTIEDTPPWYLCVLLGLQHYLTCFSGTIAVPFLLAEAMCVGFDQWATSQLIGTIFFCVGITTLLQTTLGCRLPLFQASAFAFLAPARAILSLDKWKCNSTEVQVFNSTELLNTEHIWHPRIREIQGAIIVSSLVEVCIGALGLPGLLLKYIGPLTITPTVTLIGLSGFQAAGERAGKHWGIAMLTIFLVLLFSQYARNVHFPLPVYKAKKGWTSYRLQVFKMFPIIMAILVSWLLCFIFTVTDVFPPEVDKYGFYARTDARQGIVAAAPWFKIPYPFQWGFPTVTAAGVIGMMSAVVASIIESIGDYYACARLSCAPPPPIHAINRGIFVEGISCVLDGLFGTGNGSTSSSPNIGVLGITKVGSRRVIQYGAAMMLLLGLIGKFSALFASLPDPVLGALFCTLFGMITAVGLSNLQFVDLNSSRNLFVLGFSIFFGLMLPSYLKQNPLVTGIVGIDQVLNVLLTTAMFVGGSVAFVLDNTIPGTLEERGVKKLKLGTGLSAAELEGMRSYDLPFGMDFIRRHPVFKYIPISPTFQGYQWGRIQEVCRSRLGHGDRVKGGGVVGEGGAAAGESRV; this is encoded by the exons ATGCTCCCAGCCGCCCAGCTTGAAAGGAGTGATGGGATGTGTCAACTAG CAGATGAGGCCGCCCTGGATGATGTAATTGGACTGAAGGATTCATCTGCAGCGTTCACaccagaaagagacagaggagggacagaggaggagcaggaggacatCGCAGACACAAGGATGGGCGTGGGGAAAAATACCAATTCCAAGTCGATGGACGGTAACAGTGAGGGAGGAAAATTTGAAGAGGAGAGCAAGCATGGCGCGGATTTCTACCCTATTCCG GTGGTGGTAAACGGCGTGGGCGGTGCCAGCGGAGACCAGGATACTGAGAACACAGAGCTGATGGCCATCTATACTAAAGAGAATCAAGGGGCAGAAAAG agctcAATGTCTGAGACTTTGGACAGCACAGACAGCATGGACGCAAGGAGGATGGACATGATCTATACCATTGAAGACACCCCACCCTGGTACCTGTGTGTGCTCTTGGGCTTACAG CACTATTTGACGTGTTTCAGTGGAACCATCGCCGTGCCGTTCCTCCTCGCCGAGGCGATGTGCGTGGGCTTCGATCAGTGGGCCACCAGTCAGCTCATTGGGACCATCTTCTTCTGTGTGGGGATCACCACCCTGCTACAAACCACACTGGGCTGCAG GTTGCCTTTGTTCCAGGCCAGCGCATTCGCCTTCCTCGCACCGGCCAGAGCCATCCTGTCACTGGACAAATGGAAGTGTAATAGCACCG AGGTTCAAGTATTCAACAGCACGGAGCTCCTCAACACAGAGCACATCTGGCACCCCAGGATACGAGAG ATCCAAGGGGCCATCATCGTGTCGTCCCTGGTCGAGGTGTGTATCGGAGCGCTGGGTCTGCCCGGGCTCCTGCTGAAGTACATTGGACCTCTGACCATCACCCCCACCGTGACCCTCATCGGCCTGTCTGGTTTCCAGGCCGCGGGGGAGAGGGCTGGAAAACACTGGGGCATTGCTATGCT GACTATCTTCTTGGTGCTGCTCTTCTCTCAGTATGCCAGAAACGTTCACTTCCCTCTGCCGGTCTACAAAGCCAAGAAAGGCTGGACTTCCTACAGGCTGCAGGTCTTCAAGATGTTTCCT ATCATCATGGCCATCCTGGTGTCATGGCTgctgtgtttcattttcactgtaACTGACGTTTTCCCGCCGGAGGTAGACAAGTACGGCTTCTACGCCCGAACAGACGCACGTCAAGGAATCGTCGCAGCTGCACCCTGGTTTAAGATCCCATATCCCT TCCAGTGGGGCTTTCCTACGGTTACAGCTGCAGGTGTGATCGGCATGATGAGCGCGGTGGTGGCCAGCATCATCGAATCCATCGGAGACTACTACGCCTGCGCTCGTCTCTCCTGCGCTCCTCCACCTCCAATCCATGCCATCAACAG GGGGATATTTGTAGAAGGTATTTCCTGTGTGCTGGACGGTCTTTTTGGGACAGGAAATggctccacctcctccagtcCAAATATAGGCGTCCTGGGAATCACAAAG GTGGGCAGCCGACGTGTGATTCAGTACGGAGCCGccatgatgctgctgctggggcTCATTGGTAAATTCAGCGCCCTGTTTGCCTCTCTGCCTGACCCCGTGCTGGGAGCTCTGTTCTGCACCCTGTTTGGAATGATCACCGCAGTGGGACTCTCCAACCTGCAGTTTGTCGACCTCAACTCCTCCAGGAACCTCTTTGTTCTGGGTTTCTCCATCTTCTTCGGTCTGATGCTGCCGAGCTACCTCAAACAGAACCCGCTAGTCACCG GCATAGTGGGGATTGATCAAGTATTGAACGTGCTCCTCACCACTGCCATGTTTGTCGGAGGCTCTGTCGCCTTCGTTTTGGACAATACCATCCCTG GCACCCTTGAAGAACGAGGCGTCAAGAAGCTGAAACTTGGCACTGGTCTCAGTGCAGCAGAACTGGAGGGGATGAGATCCTACGATCTGCCGTTTGGAATGGATTTCATCCGCAGACACCCCGTCTTCAAGTACATCCCCATCAGCCCCACCTTCCAAGGCTACCAGTGGGGGAGAATACAGGAAGTCTGCAGGAGCAGACTGGGACATGGGGACAGGGTGAAGGGGGGAGGAGTGGTAGGAGAGGGAGGCGCAGCAGCGGGGGAGAGTCGGGTATAG